In one Cyclopterus lumpus isolate fCycLum1 chromosome 22, fCycLum1.pri, whole genome shotgun sequence genomic region, the following are encoded:
- the pygl gene encoding glycogen phosphorylase, liver form has protein sequence MATPLTDQEKRKQISIRGIVGVENVAELKKGFNRHLHFTLVKDRNIATPRDYYFALAHTVRDHLVGRWIRTQQFYYEADPKRVYYLSLEFYMGRTLQNTMINLGLQNACDEAIYQLGLDMEELEEMEEDAGLGNGGLGRLAACFLDSMATLGLAAYGYGIRYEYGIFNQKIRDGWQVEEADDWLRHGNPWEKARPEYMLPVHFYGRVEDSKWVDTQVVLAMPYDTPIPGYMNNTVNTMRLWSARAPNDFNLRDFNVGDYIEAVLDRNLAENISRVLYPNDNFFEGKELRLKQEYFVVAATLQDIIRRFKTTKKGTPVRTSFETFPDKVAIQLNDTHPAMAIPELMRILVDIEKLDWDTAWDLTKRTFAYTNHTVLPEALERWPVELLEKLLPRHLQIIYHINQVHLDRIAALFPKDMERLRKMSLIEEDGCKRVNMAHLCIVGSHAVNGVAEIHSNIIKTDVFRNFSEIEPEKFQNKTNGITPRRWLLLCNPGLAEVIAEVIGEDYVKDLSQLEKLRDFVDDAVLIRDVSRVKQDNKVKFAQYLEKEYRVKINPSSMFDVHVKRIHEYKRQLLNCLHIITMYNRIRMNPAAPFVPRTVIIGGKAAPGYHMAKMIIRLITAVAEVVNNDPAVGSKLKVIFLENYRVSLAEKVIPATDLSEQISTAGTEASGTGNMKFMLNGALTIGTMDGATVEMAEEAGEENLFIFGMRVEDVAEMDKTGYDAMLYYKRIPELKHVMDQITSGYFSPKNPDLFKDLTDMLLKFDRFKVFADFEDYVKCQEKVSQLYQNPVEWTKMVIRNIAATGKFSSDRTITQYATEVWGVEPTDLKIPPPNEPREAIEETARALKKM, from the exons ATGGCGACCCCACTCACCGACCAGGAGAAGCGCAAGCAGATCAGCATCAGGGGGATCGTGGGCGTGGAGAACGTGGCGGAGCTCAAGAAGGGCTTCAATCGCCACCTGCACTTCACCCTGGTGAAGGACAGGAACATCGCGACCCCCAGGGACTATTACTTCGCCCTGGCTCACACCGTGAGGGACCACCTGGTGGGGAGGTGGATCAGGACGCAGCAGTTCTACTACGAAGCGGACCCCAAG CGGGTGTATTATCTGTCTCTGGAGTTCTACATGGGCCGGACGCTCCAAAACACCATGATCAACCTGGGCCTCCAGAACGCCTGCGACGAAGCCATCTACCAG CTCGGCCTGGacatggaggagctggaggagatggaggaggatgcaggTCTGGGCAACGGAGGCCTGGGCAGACTGgcgg CATGTTTCTTGGACTCGATGGCCACCTTGGGTCTTGCAGCGTACGGTTATGGCATTCGATACGAATATGGAATCTTTAACCAGAAGATAAGAGACGGCTGGCAG GTAGAGGAGGCAGATGATTGGCTGAGGCATGGAAACCCGTGGGAGAAAGCCCGCCCAGAGTACATGCTGCCAGTTCACTTCTATGGACGCGTAGAGGACTCCAAATGGGTCGACACTCAG GTGGTTTTGGCGATGCCCTACGACACGCCCATCCCCGGCTACATGAACAACACCGTAAACACCATGAGGCTGTGGTCCGCCCGCGCCCCCAACGACTTCAACCTGAGAGACT TTAATGTTGGAGATTACATCGAGGCCGTTCTGGACAGGAACCTGGCGGAGAACATCTCCCGTGTTCTTTATCCCAACGACAAT TTCTTTGAAGGAAAAGAGCTCCGTCTGAAGCAGGAGTACTTCGTCGTGGCGGCGACACTCCAGGACATCATCCGCCGCTTCAAGACCACCAAGAAGGGCACTCCCGTGCGGACGTCCTTCGAGACCTTCCCAGACAAA GTCGCCATCCAGTTGAACGACACTCATCCGGCCATGGCCATCCCCGAGCTGATGAGAATCTTGGTCGACATTGAGAAACTCGACTGGGACACG gcctGGGACCTCACCAAGCGCACCTTCGCCTACACCAACCACACAGTCCTCCCCGAGGCTCTGGAGCGCTGGCctgtggagctgctggagaagctGCTGCCCAGACACCTGCAGATCATCTACCACATCAACCAGGTCCACCTGGAC AGGATCGCAGCTCTCTTTCCGAAAGACATGGAGAGACTGAGGAAGATGTCTCTGATCGAAGAAGACGGATGCAAGAGGGTGAACATGGCGCACCTGTGCATCGTGGGATCTCACGCCGTCAACGGAGTGGCTGAGATACACTCCAACATCATCAAGACCGACGT attTCGTAATTTCAGTGAAATTGAACCGGAGAAGTTTCAGAACAAAACCAACGGCATCACCCCGAGACGCTGGCTGCTGCTCTGCAACCCCGGACTGGCTGAGGTCATAGCTGAG GTCATTGGGGAGGACTACGTGAAGGACCTCAGCCAGCTCGAGAAGCTGAGAGACTTTGTCGACGATGCTGTGCTCATCCGGGATGTCTCGAGAGTGAAACAG GACAACAAGGTGAAATTCGCCCAGTACCTGGAGAAGGAGTACAGGGTGAAAATAAACCCGTCCTCCATGTTCGACGTCCACGTGAAGAGAATCCACGAGTACAAGCGGCAGCTCCTCAACTGCCTGCACATCATCACCATGTACAACC GCATCCGAATGAACCCCGCTGCACCTTTTGTCCCACGAACGGTGATCATCGGGGGAAAG GCCGCTCCTGGGTATCACATGGCGAAGATGATCATCAGGCTCATCACCGCCGTGGCTGAAGTGGTGAATAACGACCCCGCGGTGGGAAGCAAGCTGAAGGTCATCTTCCTGGAGAACTACAGGGTCTCTCTGGCCGAGAAAG TGATACCCGCCACAGATCTGTCGGAGCAGATCTCCACCGCCGGCACCGAAGCTTCGGGAACGGGGAACATGAAGTTCATGCTGAACGGCGCTCTGACCATCGGCACCATGGACGGAGCCACCGTGGAGATGGCCGAGGAGGCGGGAGAGGAGAACCTGTTCATCTTCGGCATGAGGGTGGAGGACGTGGCTGAAATGGACAAGACGGG atatgatGCCATGTTGTACTACAAGAGGATCCCAGAGCTGAAACATGTCATGGATCAGATCACGAGCGGATATTTCAGCCCCAAAAATCCAGACCTTTTCAAAGACCTCACCGACATGCTCTTAAAATTTGACCG CTTCAAAGTGTTTGCGGACTTTGAGGACTACGTGAAATGCCAAGAGAAAGTCAGCCAGCTCTATCAG AATCCAGTGGAGTGGACAAAGATGGTGATCAGGAACATCGCCGCCACGGGGAAGTTCTCCAGCGACAGAACCATCACGCAGTACGCCACCGAGGTGTGGGGCGTCGAGCCCACCGACCTGAAGATCCCGCCTCCGAACGAGCCGAGAGAGGCCATCGAAGAAACGGCCCGAGCGCTGAAGAAGATGTGA